The DNA window gctctgatgtgaagcagcaggtcagatcccagcaggaaactgaagtgagtcgagtcaaagagcttcaggagaagctggagcaggagatcgctgagctgaagaggaaagacggcgagctggagcagctctcacacacagaggatcacaaccagtttctacacaactacccctcactgtcagcactcagtgagtctacacactcatccagcatcaatattcgtcctctgagctactttgaggatgtgaaagcagctgtgtcagagaccagagataaactacaggacattctgagagaggaatggacaaacatctcactgacagtcactgaagtggatgttttactgtcaccagcagagccaaagaccagagctggattcttaaaatgttcacgtgaaatcacactggatccaaacacagcaaatATGCATCTGGTATTATCTGAGGGGAACAGAAAAGCAACAGTAAAAAGACAAAAGCAGTCCTATTCTAATCACCCAGACAGATTCACTTTCTATTATCAGGTAATGAGTAAAGAGAGTTTGACTGGgcgttgttactgggaggtggagtggaCAGGGAGAGGAGTTTGTGTAGCAGTGGCATACAAGGATATTGGGAGAGCATGGTACTCAGATGAATGTGTTTATGGAGGAAATGACAAATCTTGGGCATTACGTTGTGACACACATAGCTATGGTTTTCACTTCAAGAATCTCTCAACTCCTGTCTCAGGTCCTCGGTCCTCCAGAGTaggagtgtacctggatcacagagcaggtattctgtctttctacagcgtctctgaaaccatgactctcctccacagagtccagaccacattcactcagccgctctaTGCTGGACTTTGCCTTTTAGACTACAAAGTCACTGCAGATTTTATTAAACTGCAATAAACAAAAGTCATTGAGGGACAATTGGTTAAAATGTGTGATTTAGTTTCCAGTTTCTTCGGTCTCCATTGTTGTTGCTGTGAACTCTGTGTCGTGCTACTTCTCTGCACAGAGATCATCTGTCAGTCACACTTCATGTGCGCTACTTTGATGTCTTATCATGTTTCATTTAGATAATGATTGACTTTGTCTGGATGGCTCTACTTCCGGTGTCTCTAACCATTAAGACTCTCAAAGCTCATGgtgcagggctctagactaactttttgccatgggcgtaccagtacgcctaactttaaaaagttaggcgtaccggcacaaaagttaggcgcacacaaattttataataatttatataatataatgtgtttttctggatacactgtgctttttcagcattcaaagattgatgacaccgtgtcagagcacaggctatgaatttcagaaggatcaggccttaacttaacagaaaagttagcaatagttcttttcctattacagctacatccacttctgtcgtgcctgggctgctcactagggctgggtatcatcactgatactgaaacaacggtagactggtgggtaataagcgaatgaataatacagaaaacagagattggagacgggaaactgttcttgaagtacagagagagctagctgtgcatgaagtctgatttttaatagtcgtggaagcaaaacagcaaatttcatgacgacattgatcaaatgtgaagcgcagtttgctgcttcttttgctgctggctcggtgaattttggttggagagagacaaaacctgcagctcagaatcagcgcaaaaagacgtaatcaCAGCGCGGACCAGACGCATCAGAAccgctaagctccgacagcgtgtccgtctacgggccgtcgggtgagaaagccgagaaagacaaagttgattctgatgcgtcggtccgttctgtgtttacgtctttgtgtggaattcgtgtacctgctctcatttgctgtttggttgttgtcgaaatggttttgtgagctttaatctgagaatctggcgtttctggcaaaacacagttatatttaaaagtcgtttcaggatttaatgaattgatattgctttattcaagctactcacctcccacttccacctgcactttcaactggaccacggccaatcagagaggtcccgcccctgactatctctgattggtttagtccatgataggggcaaaatgtgtgtctgttgttgaccacagggaaggttgcagattttttttttttttttttgccacccgaacagttggtcgcacaggtgcaagcaattttttttttttagtcgcaccactgaaaaatttggtcgcatttgcgaccaaattggtcgcactctagagccctgtggTGAGTTTTTTTCAGCAATACTGAATGAAACCACATACATATGTGAACTTCTCTCTTCTCCAAATGTTTCAGGAATATTTTGGCTaatgtatattttttaaattcaattcaatttattcaTGGACCGTAATAGAAAAACCAGCAGATTCATTAATTCATTGCACAGAATTTGTTCTCattttgtaaaacaaaaaaaaaaaccatttagaattacattcacatttatttttagattttgttGTTCACTGTGATCGTCTCTCGTCATTACTTGATTATTCTCAGCTCAGTCATACACACTGATTGTGTGAATGTTGAAGTCTTGAAGTGACTGTTCTGAtttggtgttatataaataaaaactgttttgaCTTTAAACCAAATTGAATGACGTGAATCTAAAAGTTTATTCCATGTAAACATCACATGATGTCAGAGTGAACTATAGGATACAGACGACTTCATGTTAAAGGATGATTCTGCTTTATTTTAGCCTGCTGTATTTCCCATCATGTGTCTGTTGTGATTTAATGAGTCATGAACTTCATCCTCCACCTGTGCTGTGCAGTTACATAAAACAATGAAAGGCCAAGAAATAATAATCATTTTTAATATGAATCATTTTAATGAATTTATTatgactgaaaacacacacaaataaaagggTTTAAAATGAGGTGTATGAGCCTAAAATATGGAGATGATATGTGTCAGGCACTTTATTCATTGCATTCTGTGTATTTTTATGCATTAGTTTTTTACTAACACTTACCACCCGCAGGGGGTTTACAGGACTTTTTAAATAGAGTGAGGAGGACCCGCAGGGCATCACAATATTTGATTAGTAAAGACAGACGTATTACAATGTGTTACATTGTTGCACAACAGAAATTTCCATTAAATTATTGTTTTGCAAAATAAGTTCACACATAGATCTTAACTATGATTAGTTGTGCTGAATAAATCTTACTCAAGTATGTATACTAAGGTTTTAGGATCAAAATATAAAGTACTCATTAGATTACAGTAACTGATCTTCAGCAAGTATGatcacctctataaaagcagaagcttCGGCAGTGTGCTGCTCACAAACATTCGTGTTTGTGCTGAATGAAAGCACAATGCCACAATCTTCCCAGCAGTGAATGTTTCAGTAAATTCACAGCAATGTCAGACCATCCAAAAAACAGAGAGCTACATCTctgactctacaggcctcagttagcatgttaaatctCTGAGTTGCCAAGTGGCAGCCAAGAAACCTGAAGTATTTAGAGCATTTCTGTAAAGAGGAGTACAAACATCTTACTGCTGAACTTGCCAACAAGGGTTTCGCCACCAAGTAGTAAGTCCTGTTTTGCATGTTCTCAAACACTTGTTTCACTCAGTGACATGAAAATtaatttataacttttatgtTGTGGTTGTTATGCTGCctctctccattaaaattaCAGACTGTTCATGTCTTTGCACTTCAGTAAAGTACTAGAGTAAATGTTTGTGCTACAAATTAATTGTATCCTAATCCTCGCTATAAAttgaagggttaaaaaaaaaaagcattatcAACCTTGTGTCAGTCACAAACTGTGGTCTGgtaataataaaatcaaatttCAGATTTCAAAGCCATAACAAATAACCGTCTGCTTTTCATTCAAACTTGTTCCTCTGTTGGTCTCTAAACAGAATGAGCAGCATAGCAGAGAAATGATGTGCGACAGGGAAGAAGAGTGGGGTGGACTTTGAAGAGGGGTGCACATTATTGAGTGAACACTTGAGCACCATCTAAAAATTTTACTTTATCAAGATTTgtaactttatattttattaaagtgAATCtaatttactcttttttttgtaGACATATGGTTCCTATgactgtatatatacacatatacagcTATAAATAAGCAAGAACATTTCCCTAAAAATGTAAATACCCCCCCAAACTCTAAAACACGTCCAGATTTACATTAGAGGATACTTACTGACTGACATATTGTTTTAGTCTTTGGTATCATTCTTGTGAATAAAACTTTCCaacaaatgaaagagaaaaataaagaaagccgCCTCTCGTCTCCTTAAGCTGAATTAAATCTCATGAACACGCTTCGTCTGAACAAACCTGACAGAAAATAGTAAGAGTGATAGTGATGCAGTCCACTTCCCAGTGTTCCCAGTCTGTGCTGCTCTACTGGTATTTTGCCAGCAGTATAACGAGGCTGAGGATGAGCCAAAGAACCAGGAGGTGAGAGGTCACCAGGAGAAAGGCCACTGGGTAAAGGTGCCGTCTGGGGGCTTTGGGGGCCAAACACTGTGGGAGTTCTGAGGGAGTCTCCCCTGGATCTAACCCAGAGACAGGGAACCCTGACTGGGTGTAACAGCCAAGCATCTGCCcccaggacagacgagatctggaGGATGAGCAGGGGTGTTTGTGTGCAAGTGTGAATGAAAGCCAGGGGGGgcagagaaggaagagatgtgaagagaaagagagggaattGATGGCATGAAGTAAAagaacaaagagagaaaaagattaAACTGAAAAAGTTTTGCAACATTTACAATAAGTGGAGAACAAAACGgggaaacaggaaaaacaaacgaggcgaacaaacagaaataaaggaaggcaagaggaagaggattgttgtgtttttcaggagaaacaaaaacacaccttcTCATCCAGTCCAGTGCGGTGCTGaagtgctgctggctgagtgTGTGTCGCTCCCGCAGTAAGGCGCACTGCTCCAGCGTCACCGACATCGCAGTGCGGTCCTTCGCACTCTTACAGCTCGTCAGCCGCACACCGTTCACCTTACGACACACCTGCACGTGACAAAAACACTTTGTTCAAAGGAaccaaagcagagaaaacacatTAATATTATGTGAAGTGTTGTAGCAGAGGTCCTAGTGTAAATGCCCCTTGAGTAAGTTCAACATTGACAGTCAGCTGAGCCCTTTCTGTGGGGCTTGGACGTTCTTCGCCTGTACAAGCATATTATTGCTTGTGAGGTTAATTAGTGTTTCTAAACTGGTTACATGGAGTAAAGGAGTCCCCATCGGGAGCACTGGGATATTTCCCGGTGGTTCCCACCAGGTGATCCCCACAGAGTCAGGTCTTAAAAATCTTACATGAGTAAGTCTGTTTCAGGTGCTTACCTTAGCAGCGATCCACAGAACCTCCACGTTCTTCCTCTTCTTGGCCTCAATGCTGCGTTCCAGAGAAGACAACAAGTCTGCCAGCGACTGGATACCAGCtgacagaagaagaaggaagTTCAGTTCAGTCATTGTTTCACTGTTAGCGATCAGACAACCCTCTGTGAGCAAGCAATTAGCAAGAGTGGGAAGGAAAgcacccttttaacaggaagaaaccgcaGTAGTGATAAAAAAGCCTTACCCATGTCCGGCAGTCTGTCCCTCAGTGTGTTACAATAAGCTTTGAGACGCTCACAGCTCTGCTGGTTTATTCTCTCCTGCAACGAACAGTCACcaaacctgaaaacaaacatcagcttctgAGTAATTTTACCAAAAATGGAGAGAAATTTCGCAGCTTACAGGAAGCAACCTTctaattttttgttgttgtgatatTATAATGTTTAATGTTCATAATAAAAGTTGgctaaagtttcaaataatgagggaAATGTCAAAAGCCAGGTATGAACaataaatgttgttttcaaagCCTTTTCTCTACCTAAACCTGATCTCTACCTGCAGATTTTCTCACAAAATTCAACTACAACATCTTGAAACTCCTCTGGGTTCTTATTTGGGCTTTTAATTTGAAGCATTCCAGACGCCGGCCAATCAGAAAAGAGTGGACTTTTAAAAAGGTGTGCCTTAAAAGGGCTGCTTGTTTCAAATGGAGGATGAGCTAAGCGCCTACAGAGAAGTAACCAAAGCTAGTCGAATCCTAAAAGACGAATGTGCAGCTTGAGATGCAGCTTAAAGTCATCTGATTAATAATCTCTAATGAAGATTAAGCTGTCGATGAAGATGTGCACCAACAGCAGacacattaatatttttttcctataaGACCTCTACTTCCAGCAATTTTATTCAGAGGTAGAAAAATATATTGATGTTCACAAGAGTTTGAATTTTGCTCATTAAAGAGTGAAAAGCGGTTTGTTTACCTCTCAGCGTAACTCTGATGCTGGTTGATTCCAATGTTAAACAGAACAGGATCGACTCGAATCAACAGTCCATCTTTCAGTTCCTGTGGAAGTGAGCTGAAGGTCTCCGGGGGCAACGGCacttcaacaataaaactgccCCTAGTTGGAGATGAACGCACAAAGTGAGGAAGCTGCACACTCACTGCGTGTatagatgtgtgtgtctgtgtgtgtattcccACCATGTTCCACTGAGTGTCGGCAGCAGGTCGTCTGGTTGTTCCGTTTTGGCCTCGGTGATGGTGAACGCTACTCTCTTTAGGTCAGCCACGCCCACTTCCATGTCTTCCAGCATCCCAATCTCATcacctgacacacaaacacaccttaAATGTGTAAGCACTGCATGTGTCACACTAAAATAAAGGACAGCAGCTTCCTTGAGAGTGGATGCCCCGTGATTACTAAAACTTTCACTTTCAGTGAAGGCCTGACACACACCTtactgcaatcactctcagacagaGTGGCGAAGATTTCCAAATCACAGACAGACGGCCAACACACTGCCATCAGTCTCAGTCAGTCTGCACCAATAACTTATTTGCAACACATTTTGCAACAAGAAACTCGAATGAACTGGTTGACAACTCTTTGTTTTTTGGGTACTTTCCCAAATAAATCTGTGGAATTTTCCCAGattaatcacagttaatcaCTGTATCATCACAAACAGATTGTACGTACCATATttttcagactataaggcacacttaaaatcctttaattttctcaaagatcgacagtgcgccttatgtatgaattttggttgtgcttactgagctcgaaccgattttatgtggtacgtGGCTTTATCGGAGCATTATGGCTAccatagtcaggagcctcgcggagaaatctgggtccaaaactccgtctgcttcaggtcccaaagtcaaacgaacactgcagcatcactgagagttaaaaattatctaaattctttcatctttaataaaatgatcagcgttgctgctttaacaggtgtaacaattaagtttaacattcagaagacatgaagacagaaaactaaacagcagtgaggtTTGTCGGGTTACTGAGGTTTGGCTAGCTGgaatataatgatgtgctacatgatcgctagcgacacagctatgttagcataacattagcacagtgaagctggaggatgaacgccaactttttccCCTTAACCCTTAACgcgagggttcctgatggtcagggacaaatgcaatcgcatggcaggatgctgtaaatggatcaaacttcagtcaggagaacaactgagataatccatccacaatacaaggttagtcattaatatactgcaacaacacgggaatagagcagctgccagagaattcaacattaatgaatcaatggtacagaagtggaggaagcaagaagaatgagttgaataaagtttgactcatctgactgttttgttttgcttaattcACCTTATGGACCGAAAAATACATTAATTGCAGACTGATAGCCGAATAACTCCACAATTGCCATTTTAACACATCAATCACTCAATCATGAGACCTGGTCCCCGTCTTTAAGGCAACCATGTCAAAGGCAATAAGATCACAGGTTCTTCAAACATGGTAACAACAATTTGGTCTCACCAATGACTGTTTTCCatagtgtgactgtgtgtgactAGTGTGTATTTACCGTGGGTGCTCAACAGGCTTTCAAATTGAGCCAATACTCCTACAGTGTGAAGTTGCCGTAGAAAGTCAGGATCCTCCAGGCCTCTGTAAAGCTTCAGCATGACACCACAAACTACTGCTGAGAGCTGGAAGACAAACACAGTTTCTTTAATACAGAAAACTACAAACTCCCACTAAAATTCCCcccccaataaaaaaaaaaaacagaacatgttCCCTTTTAAATCTCTGTCATCCTCACCGCCTGGCTGAAGACAGCGTGACGTCTCTGGGCTATGTGTGCAGGGCCCTGAGCGACCGTCACATCCACTGCCTCCTGCAGGACCACAAAGGTCATTGCTACCTGGGCCTTCCCCACTGCCTCACGCACGCAGTCCCTAAGAGTGACCACCAGAGGGAGAAGGTGCTCTTGCCAGGTGCACCCAGagaaggaggagcaggaggaacgAGAGACTGGAGGGAGAGCGTGAGAAAGTTTGGTGTTTTAATCAGAAATTtactttaagaaaacaaaaaacagatatCTGAAAATGAGATatctaagaagaagaagaactagCAAATCTAAGTTAACAGGAAATGCAGCACTGATGAGTGAGATGAAGTGATCtttcaaacagaaagaaaacagtgaAGCATTAAAAATTGTTATTCAAACGTGCTCTGTGCATGTATTAAACCCTGTTCACTGTCAAAGTCTGATCGGAATTTAAAACGGAGGTATTCTCCGACTGTCTCAGCACATGGACTGATTTTGATTTAAAGGACTCGAGATGAAATAATCCCGAGGTTAAATTAACCATCACAAGATTCATGCACAGCCAAGATGCACATCGCTGAAAAACTGTATCGAGCTTATTAACGTTATTGCAAGCATAATCTCAGTGAGAACGCTGCCTGCCAGATTATCAGCTAGCATAATCCATGATATTAACACGTGCACAATGTCAGGTAATACTTCAAGACTTCCTCCTCCAGAGTAAATACACGTGGACACACAGCATACTGACAGCCAAGGTAACTATGGACTGAACAGCTGAATCTACTAAAACCTTTTGCAGAATAATCAATTgacaaatttgtttttttatcgcTAATTTAATGctaaatatattaaaacatataaaaatgattttatacACAAACAGGAGCAGAAACATGCACTTGTCTGAATAAGAACTCTGAGACGTGATTTACCGTCACCTGTGTTCTGAGAGTTTGTGTCCCCTTCCTGCGGCTCTGGTGACATCACCGTCTGCTCCTCTTGCTGCTGCAGTCGGTCGACCATGGCAACAATGCAGTTGATGCTCTTTCCGACATTCACCCACACCCTGTCCTACACAAAAACAAGCACATATAAAAACTGGAATCATACAACGCTGTCGGAAACACGCAGACATCACACACACTCCAACTTGCCCACTCCTCGTCGTCGTACTCCGTGTCGTGTCGGCCACCATCCTGCTCCTGATCGGCGGGACAGTTCTCACACAGCAGCCCGTTGCTGTGCACGTGGCTGCTGTTGGCGTTTGCGATGCACTGGTTATGGATCTCCAGCAGGGCGCATTTTACCAACTCCTCTTTGAGCGCGTGCACAAACTGCTCGGTCTGGTGGACGACAAAGTATGAGGAAACGTCAGATTTCTTGGTGTCCAAACGACTGCCGGTTAGCTGTATTCTTCTTATTCCTTCCTCACCTGTTCCGTCAGGCTGCCCAGGACCTGCCGCAGCCGGGCGGCGTTCAGCTCCTGCGCGACGGAGAGCAGCTCCTCTGCGAGCCCGAAGACCAACGGCTGCAGCTGGGCCATCCTTGTCAGCAGCTCCTTGGCTCTAGAGCTCTCCTCCTGGGAGTAAGAGACACATCTGGAGAGGAAAGAAAGGAGGACGAGGAAAACTTTACCAACAAGCTAAACTGAAAGAGACTGAAGAGTCCAACAAGTCCACCTGTGTAGATTACACACTGTTGTATCTGTTATACAACAGATAACAACATGAATTTGTATTGAATCCTTGACTGCAAcattttggctttttaaaaCCAGATGTGAAGGACATGGGTTACATCCAAGACTACTGCGCGCTCGTAATCTAGCAGCTTTAGCCTGGGCGGTCGATTTAACTCTAGGTGGGGCCATTATTTCCAAACGAAACATGTTGTAATCAGAAAGATGATTGATGCTATAAACTCATCACAGAGTTTACTGGGGTCAAAGTGAGAAGTAGGATTATTTCTGCCTGAAAACGTGCTCAGCCGACGAGCACCGTGATGTCCCCCTGTGGTCAGGACATTTCTGTCCTTAAACCTCAAGCTGAGCATTTAGAGTTAAAGTTCACCTTTAAGTATTTATCCTTCATGACAAGCTTGTTGGACACAACAGTGACTGATATTAAACCTCAATGCAGAAAAAACAgcaaatttgatttgattggtTTGCACAGTCTCCAGTTTTCACATGTGGACACACAAATCTGTTTTTATCTCTGAGATGCCTCTTTATGCAATACAGTGATGCCTCACAGTAACGCAGATCACTTTTCggtgatttttttgtgtttgtgtgcaattttgcttttttggggggtttttgttAGCACATtatgttctgcgtcctgattggctctAGACCACTGTCAATCAATCTCATGTCGTGTCTCCTGCACAGtac is part of the Maylandia zebra isolate NMK-2024a linkage group LG3, Mzebra_GT3a, whole genome shotgun sequence genome and encodes:
- the LOC106676000 gene encoding tripartite motif-containing protein 16-like, which translates into the protein MAQKGVQLDRETFSCSICLDLLKDPVTIPCGHSYCRNCIKGFWDEEDRKGIHSCPQCRKIFTPRPVLEKNTMLAALVEQLKKTGLQAAPADHCYAGPEDVACDVCTGRKLKAIKSCLVCLASYCEKHLQPHYDAAPSKKHKLVDPYRKTQDNICSHHDEVMKIFCRTDQQSICYLCLMDEHKGHETVPAAAERTEKQKELEVRRLNIQQRIQEREKDVKLLQQEVEAINGSADKAVEDSEKMFTELIRLLQKRSSDVKQQVRSQQETEVSRVKELQEKLEQEIAELKRKDGELEQLSHTEDHNQFLHNYPSLSALSESTHSSSINIRPLSYFEDVKAAVSETRDKLQDILREEWTNISLTVTEVDVLLSPAEPKTRAGFLKCSREITLDPNTANMHLVLSEGNRKATVKRQKQSYSNHPDRFTFYYQVMSKESLTGRCYWEVEWTGRGVCVAVAYKDIGRAWYSDECVYGGNDKSWALRCDTHSYGFHFKNLSTPVSGPRSSRVGVYLDHRAGILSFYSVSETMTLLHRVQTTFTQPLYAGLCLLDYKVTADFIKLQ